The sequence GGCCCTCCCGAAAAATCCAACAGCCCCAAACCGCCCAGTTCGAAAAACCGCATCCTGTTTGCGGCACTCATCATCATTGCTGCCAGTGGCGGCTACCTTGCCATGAATCCTGATTTCCTCACGGGCCTTTCCATGACAAAAACCGCCAGGTCAAAGGTGCCGACCGCTCCTGTGAAAACAGCCGCGGCGCCGGGCCCGGCTCACTCGACGGCGGGTGTTCCCGCTCCGGCAAGCCCAGCCCCGGTCGTCAGCGCGCCGGCCGCGGCCACAACACCGACTCCACTCACGCAGACAGCGCCCCCTTCAGCTCCAACCGCACCGGCTCTGGCGGGCATTCCCTCACCAAAGTTTGGCGAAGGGCAGACGGTGACCGTAGCCGTGCCGACTCCGCTGACGGCTGATAACACCGGCACCAAGGCCAGCCCAACAACCGCGTCCCCCGGCGCGACGCTGGTCATTGTGGACGCTGATCTGCGGAACAACGAATGGGTCTATGCCGTCCGCATGGACAAGGGCGTGACCGGCTGGGTGGCTGAAAAAAACCTCACGGTAAAGTAACCGCGCGGACAGTTTCCCTCCGGATTTTGTCCCGCCCGATGCTGGGCAGACGCCATGCGATAATGTCGCGCGCAGACGCAGATCCAGCGAGGCTCCATGCTCCGCGCACTTATCTTCGATTTTGACGGTGTGGTTGCGGATAGCGAACCCGTCCACCTGGCCGTCTTCCAGAAGGTCCTGGGCGAGGAGGGTCTTTTCCTCAGCGGTGAAGAATACTACGCCGACTACCTCGGCTATGACGACAAGGGCTGCTTCCGGGCGTTTCTGACCGCGCACGGACGGACACCGACCAACGCGCAGATTGACGACCTAGTCGCCCGCAAGGCGCGCGTGTTTCTCGAGCACATCAAAACGAGCCACGTCATTTTCCCCGGCGTGCGCGAACTAGTCCGCGAGGCCGTCTCCCGTCACCGCCTAGCCATTGCCTCCGGGGCACTGCGGCACGAGATCGAATACATGCTCGAAGGCGCCGGCATCCGTAAGGAGTTTGAACACATCACCAGCGCTGAGGACGTCCGCCGAGGTAAGCCCGATCCCGAGCCCTTCCTGCATGCCCTGGCGGGATTAAATCGCACCACACGGCACAGACAATCACCGCTGACACCGGACGAGTGCCTCGTCATCGAGGATTCCATCCCCGGCATCCGCGCCGCGCGCGCCGCCGGCATGAAAGTCCTGGCCGTGGCCAACACGCACGCGATCCAGGATTTGCACGAGGCTGATGCGCGCACGCATTCGCTCGTCGACGTGCAGTTGCGCGAGCTGGAACCCCGCCTGTGGCCGTTGGACACCGGCACGAGTGACCGACAATGAGAATCTGCTCCCTGCTTCCCGGCGCCACCGAAGTCGTCGCGGCACTCACGCCAACCAAACATCTGGTCGGCATCAGCCACGAGTGCGACTACCCACCGGAGATCACCGTCAAGCCGGTCGTCATCCGTCCGGCAATCAATATCACCACCGACAGTCGCAAGATCGATCAGCAGGTCCGGCACAAACTGAACGCGGGGCACGCTCTCTACATGCTCGACGACGCACTGCTTGCGCGCATACGGCCGCACCTCGTCATCACACAGGACATGTGCGGCGTCTGCGCTGTTACCCCCGCGCAGCTGCACACCTCCCTCAAGACCCTACCGTCGATGCCGCGCCTGCTAGCCCTCAGTCCGTCCACGCTCGATGACGTCCTGACCGACGTGCACCGCATCGGGGACGCCATCGCGCGCCCACACGAAGCTGCCGTCCTGGCCAGCCAACTGCGCGAGCGACTGCAGCACGTACGGTTGCAAATCGCGCAGGCCGGCGCGCAGCCGCGCGTAGCCTGCCTAGAATGGCTCGATCCGCTCTATGCTGCCGGCCACTGGGTGCC is a genomic window of Nitrospira sp. containing:
- a CDS encoding HAD family phosphatase codes for the protein MLRALIFDFDGVVADSEPVHLAVFQKVLGEEGLFLSGEEYYADYLGYDDKGCFRAFLTAHGRTPTNAQIDDLVARKARVFLEHIKTSHVIFPGVRELVREAVSRHRLAIASGALRHEIEYMLEGAGIRKEFEHITSAEDVRRGKPDPEPFLHALAGLNRTTRHRQSPLTPDECLVIEDSIPGIRAARAAGMKVLAVANTHAIQDLHEADARTHSLVDVQLRELEPRLWPLDTGTSDRQ
- a CDS encoding cobalamin-binding protein; its protein translation is MRICSLLPGATEVVAALTPTKHLVGISHECDYPPEITVKPVVIRPAINITTDSRKIDQQVRHKLNAGHALYMLDDALLARIRPHLVITQDMCGVCAVTPAQLHTSLKTLPSMPRLLALSPSTLDDVLTDVHRIGDAIARPHEAAVLASQLRERLQHVRLQIAQAGAQPRVACLEWLDPLYAAGHWVPEMVAYAGGVDVLGTAGAPAKKVTWKQVRAARPDVLILMPCGFSIARTRTELACLTTRTAWETLPAVKSNRVFLVDGPAYFNRPGPRLIDGVEILAACLHPSLLSAPNPEMVEPLTVSHSTLPRRPVGR